TGTGAGTAGCCTTTAAGGGTAATCTTTCATTTCCAATAAAAAAATTAATAGGAATTCCATCTGGATTTAACTTTTTTAAAGAATTAAGAAGTGAAATTCTATCTTCTTCACTCTCTCCCATTCCAAAAATACCACCACTGCAAAGTCTAAGTCCTACACTCTTTATATTCTCACAAGTCTCAAACCTCTCTTCCCATTTATGAGTCGAACAAATTTTTGGATAATACTCTTTGCTTGTTTCAAGATTATGATTATAAATACTAACACCTGCTTTTTTAAGCTCTTTAAGTTGGTCTTTACTTGCAGTACCATTACATGCGATTATATTAATATCAACCTCTTTTAAAACAGCCTTTGCACTTTTACAAACATACTCTAATGTTTTATCATCAAGTCCTTTTCCACTTGTCACAAGACAAAACCCAACTGCTTTATTTTTTTTAGCAAGTTTTGCTTCATTAACTATCATCTCAATACTTTTTTCTTTATATCTATTAATATCAGCACCCCATTTTACACTTTGAGTACAAAATTTACAATCTTCTCTGCAAGCCCCACTTCTTATATTACAAATAGCACATAAATAAACCATTTTATACCTTTATAAACTCTTTAACTTTACTTTTCCACTCACTCTCACCAATCTTTCTATAAAAAAGAGTCACTATATATTTATTCTCTTCAATATCTAAACTAACACAAGTAGAAAAGCCATGGTCTCTTGCACAAACTTCGCCAGGATTTATAATTAAGTTTTTACCATTGAAACTAATATCAACATCGTGAGTATGACCATAAACAATTATATCCGTATCAAGAGGAAAAATATATTTAGGATAATGCATAAGTTTCCAAGTAAGAGAAGCTAACTTAAAGTAGTATGGTTCAGTTACTAAATGATATTTATCTACAACCTCATATAAATGATAATCATTATTTCCTAAAACTGCAATATACCTATTTTTATAAACTTCTTCTAAATAATCTAAAATCTCAACCTTTACAATATCACCAGCGTGAATTATCCATTCACACCCTTTTTCTTTTAATAAATCGATAGCTTTTTTAGCCCTACCTACTTTTTTGTGAGTATCGCTTATAATTCCTACTCTCAAATCTCTTTCCTTGCCTTACATTTTATACATTCAAGTACTTCTTTATTTCTATAAGTTCTTTTTGCCATCATATAACCACACTCATCACATTTTTCATTTACAGGTCTATATTTAGATATAAAATTACATTTTGGGTAATTACCACATCCATAAAATTCACCTCTTCTTGATTTTCTTTTTATTATATCTCCTCCGCACTCAGGACATTTTACATCTTCTAAAACTTTTGGGGGATTAAGAGGCTTAGTATTTTTGCACTCTGGATAATTGCTACACGCTAAAAACTCTCCTCTTTTGCCTCTTTTTATCACCATATCTGCACCACATTTATCACATTTTACATCAACTTTTTTTTCTTCTTTTTCCTCAATAGGTCTTGTATATTTACATTTTGGGAAATTACTACATGCAATAAACTCTCCAAATCTACCTTTTCTAATTACAAGAGGATTTCCACACTCAGGACAAAGTTCTCCTGTTGGTTTTGCAATCTTTTGAGAAGGAATTTCTTCATATCCTTTTTCTATTAATTTCATAAATGGATTATAAAACTCTTTTAACATCTCTTGCCAATCTTTATTTCCTCTTGCAATCTCATCAAGCATCTCTTCCATATTTGCAGTAAATTTAGCATCAACAATATCAGGAAAATGCTTTTCAAGAGTTTCAATAACATTAAAAGCAATTTCTGTTGGATGAAGTTTTTTATCTTTAATTTCAACATAATTTCTATTTTGAAGAAGTGTAATAGTTGGGGCATATGTTGATGGACGACCAATTCCAA
This Caminibacter mediatlanticus TB-2 DNA region includes the following protein-coding sequences:
- a CDS encoding biotin synthase, which translates into the protein MVYLCAICNIRSGACREDCKFCTQSVKWGADINRYKEKSIEMIVNEAKLAKKNKAVGFCLVTSGKGLDDKTLEYVCKSAKAVLKEVDINIIACNGTASKDQLKELKKAGVSIYNHNLETSKEYYPKICSTHKWEERFETCENIKSVGLRLCSGGIFGMGESEEDRISLLNSLKKLNPDGIPINFFIGNERLPLKATHNKEMAIGIIKMFRENFPNSIIMIAGGREVVFGDKWIEGIKAGANSIVIGDYLTTKGERPDKDILILQKEGLELANEC
- a CDS encoding metallophosphoesterase family protein; translated protein: MRVGIISDTHKKVGRAKKAIDLLKEKGCEWIIHAGDIVKVEILDYLEEVYKNRYIAVLGNNDYHLYEVVDKYHLVTEPYYFKLASLTWKLMHYPKYIFPLDTDIIVYGHTHDVDISFNGKNLIINPGEVCARDHGFSTCVSLDIEENKYIVTLFYRKIGESEWKSKVKEFIKV